In Nocardia yunnanensis, one DNA window encodes the following:
- a CDS encoding neocarzinostatin apoprotein domain-containing protein, with amino-acid sequence MRRNIFRGVAGAAVTAAALLAFAPPATAAPVLHPTPAGDVTVGEIITVALDGLPANMPTVAIGQCKAQIALPTDCNLSASLLGSADAAGVWKPGERGNTILLTASIGGVDCTTAPGACALAVTSLTNPNAILASVPLTFTTPKPSKTAAPDSDTHSSHTTAYVVGGSIVIVVLALALAVALFRRGRRT; translated from the coding sequence ATGAGACGCAACATCTTCCGGGGTGTCGCGGGCGCGGCGGTCACGGCCGCCGCGCTGCTGGCCTTCGCCCCGCCCGCCACCGCCGCACCCGTCCTGCATCCCACGCCCGCGGGCGACGTCACCGTCGGCGAGATCATCACCGTTGCCCTCGACGGGCTGCCCGCCAATATGCCGACCGTCGCCATCGGCCAGTGCAAGGCGCAGATCGCGCTGCCCACCGACTGCAATCTCAGTGCCTCCCTGCTCGGTAGCGCCGACGCCGCCGGGGTGTGGAAACCCGGTGAGCGCGGCAACACCATCCTGCTGACGGCCTCCATCGGCGGCGTGGACTGCACCACCGCACCCGGCGCGTGCGCCCTCGCCGTCACCAGCCTCACCAATCCGAATGCCATCCTGGCTTCGGTGCCGCTGACCTTCACCACGCCCAAGCCGTCGAAAACCGCTGCCCCGGACAGCGATACCCACTCCTCGCACACCACCGCCTACGTGGTGGGCGGATCCATCGTCATCGTCGTGCTCGCCTTGGCGCTGGCCGTGGCCCTGTTCCGGCGCGGCCGCCGGACCTGA
- a CDS encoding phosphodiesterase, translating into MTGVLRVGDARVAELMGGAERAVVARVSKGTGLPGRVPDVLGLAVRVVDREGRPWDFTFATAATVPFLRWVPVPVRGWDAAHYGSLMPYRFEGGPVTWLYAQPVGEQPHSAGVEDFVAGLAEHPAEFTLLERPSSGPGRILGKLTLIEPATGDVPDYVDPVLNHPAEVELLPEALAKVREWAYAGSREGRGGGKVDALPPARL; encoded by the coding sequence GTGACGGGGGTGTTGCGGGTGGGGGATGCTCGGGTCGCGGAGTTGATGGGGGGTGCGGAGCGGGCGGTGGTGGCGCGGGTGTCCAAGGGGACGGGGTTGCCGGGGCGGGTGCCGGATGTGTTGGGGCTGGCGGTTCGGGTGGTGGATCGGGAGGGGCGGCCATGGGATTTCACGTTTGCTACCGCGGCTACGGTGCCGTTCTTGCGGTGGGTGCCGGTGCCGGTGCGCGGGTGGGATGCGGCGCATTACGGGAGTCTCATGCCCTATCGGTTCGAGGGCGGGCCGGTGACCTGGTTGTATGCGCAACCCGTTGGGGAGCAACCGCATTCGGCGGGGGTGGAGGATTTCGTCGCGGGGCTCGCGGAGCATCCGGCGGAGTTCACGTTGCTCGAGCGGCCGAGTAGCGGGCCCGGGCGGATTCTCGGGAAACTCACGCTCATCGAACCGGCCACCGGGGATGTTCCGGACTATGTCGATCCGGTGCTCAATCATCCCGCCGAGGTGGAGTTGCTGCCCGAGGCGCTGGCCAAGGTTCGGGAATGGGCCTATGCCGGTAGTCGGGAGGGGCGCGGCGGCGGCAAGGTGGATGCCTTGCCGCCCGCGCGTCTGTGA
- a CDS encoding peptidase inhibitor family I36 protein — protein MFVDSNYKGKSGTLDVGEYNITRLKEKDQAGNDTVSSLKVAPGYVVIAYTDADFRGDSKEFTADTPYVGDAFNDKISSVKVRAASAGKAADTDKPAKDDEDGPYIFSAENGDDWFYFEDSTSE, from the coding sequence CTGTTCGTAGACAGCAACTACAAAGGAAAGAGCGGCACGCTCGACGTAGGCGAGTACAACATCACCCGTCTGAAGGAAAAGGATCAGGCCGGCAACGACACCGTCAGCTCGCTGAAGGTCGCCCCCGGCTACGTCGTCATCGCCTACACCGACGCCGACTTCCGCGGCGACAGCAAGGAATTCACGGCCGACACCCCTTATGTCGGTGACGCGTTCAACGACAAGATCTCCTCAGTGAAGGTACGGGCTGCCAGCGCCGGGAAGGCTGCCGACACCGACAAGCCTGCCAAGGACGACGAGGACGGGCCCTACATCTTCTCTGCGGAAAACGGCGACGACTGGTTCTACTTCGAGGACTCCACATCCGAATAG
- a CDS encoding helix-turn-helix transcriptional regulator: protein MTLDDNQLGAFLRSRREKADAASAGVIDTTRRRVTGLRREELALLAGVSPSYYTRIEQGRDRHPSREILEALARALHLDDTERTYLWSLATPPLTPTGNHPAPTVRPGLLQLLERWTDLPAFVVNPARDVLAATDLASRVNPAWTAGHNLIEFTFLDPRAPQVYPDWNDITQQAVAGLRATAATRGTELAPFIADIRRRSETFRALWDSHDVYDRVSGAKRLRVDNIGILHLNFETLAATGPEGHLLYIYFPHPNSPDDQALRTLRTAISATTT from the coding sequence ATGACTCTCGACGACAACCAGCTCGGTGCCTTCCTGCGCAGCCGCCGGGAGAAAGCCGACGCCGCCTCCGCCGGCGTCATCGACACCACACGACGTCGAGTCACGGGACTGCGCCGTGAGGAACTGGCACTGCTGGCCGGGGTCAGCCCCTCCTATTACACCCGTATCGAGCAGGGCCGCGACCGGCATCCCTCCCGCGAGATCCTCGAGGCCCTGGCCCGCGCACTGCACCTGGACGACACCGAGCGAACCTATCTATGGTCCCTCGCGACACCGCCCCTCACCCCCACCGGCAACCACCCCGCCCCCACCGTGCGCCCCGGCCTGCTGCAACTGCTCGAACGCTGGACCGACCTCCCCGCGTTCGTCGTCAACCCCGCCCGCGACGTGCTGGCCGCCACCGACCTCGCCTCCCGGGTCAACCCGGCATGGACCGCCGGACACAATCTGATCGAGTTCACCTTCCTCGACCCCCGCGCGCCCCAGGTCTACCCCGACTGGAACGACATCACCCAGCAAGCCGTCGCCGGCCTGCGCGCCACCGCCGCCACCCGCGGCACCGAACTCGCCCCCTTCATCGCCGACATCCGCCGCCGCAGCGAAACCTTTCGCGCCCTGTGGGATTCACACGACGTCTACGACCGCGTCAGCGGCGCCAAACGACTACGCGTCGACAACATCGGCATCCTCCACCTGAACTTCGAAACCCTCGCCGCCACCGGCCCCGAGGGCCACCTGCTCTACATCTACTTCCCCCACCCCAACAGCCCAGACGACCAAGCACTACGCACCCTCCGAACGGCCATTTCAGCCACGACGACGTAG
- a CDS encoding SDR family NAD(P)-dependent oxidoreductase, whose product MSNTGAFVVIGAGPGLGAAAARRFGRAGHAVGLVARDADRLAAMAADLTSDGITTSAESADITDPRALEASLGALREQLGPIQVALFSPRPSLSWIKPVLDTEPSDLANALSLNVVAAAAAVRTVLPDLRNQPNSTLLFTTGGAAVEPHRDRAVSAIAYAAESAYVRMLHDALAPQGIHAAQITIVGPLGPGALHEPDTVAQHLWCMHTDRGQPLTVLR is encoded by the coding sequence ATGAGCAACACAGGCGCTTTCGTCGTAATCGGTGCGGGCCCTGGCCTGGGCGCCGCGGCGGCTCGCCGGTTCGGCCGCGCGGGACACGCCGTCGGCCTGGTCGCCCGGGACGCCGACCGCTTGGCGGCGATGGCCGCCGACCTGACCTCCGACGGCATCACGACCTCGGCCGAGTCCGCCGACATCACCGACCCCCGCGCACTCGAGGCGTCCCTGGGTGCGCTGCGCGAACAACTCGGTCCGATCCAGGTGGCGCTGTTCAGCCCACGCCCCAGCCTGTCGTGGATCAAACCGGTGCTCGACACCGAACCCTCCGACCTCGCGAACGCGCTGTCGTTGAATGTCGTCGCCGCCGCGGCCGCCGTGCGAACCGTCCTGCCCGACCTGCGCAACCAACCGAACAGCACCCTGCTGTTCACCACCGGGGGCGCCGCCGTCGAACCCCACCGCGACCGCGCGGTATCGGCAATCGCCTACGCAGCCGAATCCGCTTACGTGCGTATGCTCCACGACGCCCTCGCCCCCCAGGGCATACACGCCGCCCAAATCACGATCGTAGGCCCCCTGGGCCCCGGCGCCCTCCACGAACCAGACACGGTGGCCCAGCATTTGTGGTGCATGCACACCGACCGCGGCCAGCCACTGACCGTCCTGCGCTGA
- a CDS encoding aldehyde dehydrogenase family protein: MMIPRENPARPSELVGTIPVTPLAAVDDLVETAHRRFHRWSAVPLPDRLQRIWVAADAIDAERDELALLLARESGKPVADCRGEIGFATTYLRWLCDQAPSVFTGTEFDDARGRLRLTPAPFGVVAAITPWNAPIILSLLKLGPALAAGNTVILKPSPLAPLAVTRVADLLPETTVVHGGPDLVHALIAHPRVGKIAFTGGDAAGRAIAAAAGQALKPVLLELGGNDAAVFLDDFALTPADYDRLVLASFATSGQVCMAAKRLYVPDHRASEFVEAYLAAAQRILLVGDPTEEAVTMGPVVTRAAADRLRALITDSAAHGGEVITLAKSPGGEGYFVDPVLVLGLPDHAALVRDEQFGPAVPLLTYRTEDEVVSRVNDSDLGLGASVWSADESRAFDFATALEAGFTFINTHNRTGMSLRAPFGGTKRSGHGREYAEEGLREYIQTTVTHAPAPFRPGAAGLPARAYPTS; this comes from the coding sequence ATGATGATCCCGCGCGAGAACCCCGCGCGCCCAAGCGAACTCGTGGGCACGATACCGGTCACCCCGCTCGCGGCGGTGGATGATCTGGTGGAGACCGCGCATCGGCGGTTTCACCGCTGGTCGGCGGTGCCGTTGCCGGATCGGCTGCAACGGATCTGGGTCGCGGCGGACGCCATCGACGCCGAACGCGATGAGCTGGCCCTGCTGCTGGCCCGCGAATCAGGCAAGCCGGTGGCCGATTGCCGGGGTGAAATCGGTTTCGCCACCACCTATCTGCGCTGGCTCTGCGATCAGGCCCCGTCGGTGTTCACCGGGACCGAGTTCGACGACGCCCGGGGCCGGCTGCGGCTCACCCCCGCCCCGTTCGGCGTCGTCGCCGCCATCACCCCGTGGAACGCACCGATCATCCTGTCGCTGCTCAAACTGGGGCCGGCCCTGGCCGCGGGAAACACGGTGATACTCAAGCCCTCCCCGCTGGCCCCGCTGGCGGTCACCCGGGTGGCGGACCTGCTGCCGGAGACGACAGTCGTCCACGGCGGCCCCGATCTGGTGCACGCGCTCATCGCGCACCCGCGCGTGGGCAAGATCGCCTTCACCGGCGGCGACGCCGCGGGCCGGGCCATCGCCGCCGCGGCGGGTCAGGCGCTCAAACCCGTGCTGCTGGAGCTCGGCGGCAACGACGCCGCCGTCTTCCTCGACGATTTCGCCTTGACCCCGGCCGATTACGACCGCCTCGTGCTGGCCTCGTTCGCCACGTCCGGGCAAGTGTGCATGGCCGCCAAGCGCCTCTACGTCCCCGACCACCGCGCATCGGAGTTCGTCGAGGCGTATCTGGCTGCCGCACAACGCATTCTGCTGGTAGGCGACCCCACCGAGGAGGCCGTCACCATGGGCCCGGTCGTCACCCGCGCCGCCGCCGATCGGCTCCGCGCCCTGATCACCGACTCCGCCGCCCACGGCGGCGAAGTCATCACGCTGGCGAAGAGCCCCGGAGGGGAGGGCTACTTCGTCGACCCGGTCCTGGTGCTCGGCCTCCCCGACCACGCCGCCCTGGTCCGAGACGAGCAATTCGGCCCGGCCGTCCCGCTTCTCACCTATCGCACCGAAGACGAAGTCGTCTCCCGCGTCAACGATTCCGATCTCGGCCTGGGCGCCTCCGTCTGGTCCGCCGACGAATCCCGCGCCTTCGACTTCGCCACCGCCCTGGAAGCGGGCTTCACCTTCATCAACACCCACAACCGCACCGGCATGTCCCTGCGCGCCCCCTTCGGCGGCACCAAACGCAGCGGCCACGGCCGCGAATACGCCGAAGAGGGCCTCCGCGAATACATCCAAACCACCGTCACCCACGCCCCCGCCCCCTTCCGCCCCGGCGCCGCGGGCCTGCCCGCCCGCGCCTACCCAACCTCCTGA
- a CDS encoding FAD-dependent oxidoreductase has translation MSTVVIAGAGPVGLTAALVLARRGIDVTVLEQGPELAAESRASTFHPPTLEMLSEMGVVESLLRKGLVAKTFQYRERGGAEIATLDLGVLANDTDFPFRVQCEQSKLTPILLDALPGGVDVRFGHAVEDVAADPSGVRVTTSRGILHCDWLIGADGAHSAVRRGLGADFEGSTYPERFLVASVSEDLESALPGIAPINYVFDPDEWLVLLRTPDHWRVLLPTPADSPDELELGRLAGRLDGVADLGRPWHIAHASLYRVHERVTSRFRDGRVLLMGDAAHVNNPLGGLGMNSGIHDAVRMAGALAELLAGAPDAVLDRAAEARRTVAVDHVQRTSRANWSGLHGHDDEYRRGLRALATDPAAARAYLRRACLMDSLEATA, from the coding sequence ATGAGCACCGTCGTGATCGCCGGGGCGGGCCCGGTCGGGTTGACCGCCGCGCTGGTGCTGGCGCGGCGCGGCATCGATGTCACCGTGCTCGAGCAGGGGCCCGAGTTGGCCGCGGAATCGCGGGCCTCCACCTTTCATCCGCCCACGCTCGAAATGCTGAGCGAGATGGGTGTGGTGGAGTCGCTGTTGCGGAAAGGATTGGTCGCCAAGACGTTTCAGTATCGTGAGCGCGGCGGCGCGGAGATCGCCACCCTGGATCTGGGCGTGTTGGCGAACGATACCGACTTCCCGTTCCGGGTGCAGTGCGAGCAGTCCAAGCTCACGCCGATCCTGCTCGACGCGCTGCCCGGCGGTGTCGACGTGCGCTTCGGCCATGCCGTCGAGGACGTCGCGGCCGATCCTTCGGGGGTCCGGGTGACGACCTCGCGTGGAATTCTGCACTGCGACTGGCTGATCGGCGCGGACGGCGCGCATTCGGCGGTGCGCCGCGGGTTGGGCGCGGATTTCGAGGGCAGCACCTATCCCGAGCGATTTCTCGTCGCCTCGGTCTCCGAGGATCTCGAATCCGCGCTGCCCGGCATCGCACCCATCAACTATGTCTTCGATCCCGACGAATGGCTGGTGCTGCTGCGGACGCCGGATCACTGGCGGGTGCTGCTACCCACTCCGGCCGATTCCCCCGACGAGCTCGAATTGGGCCGGCTGGCCGGACGTTTGGACGGTGTCGCCGACCTGGGGCGGCCGTGGCATATCGCCCACGCGTCTTTGTACCGCGTGCACGAGCGGGTGACCAGTCGGTTCCGCGACGGCCGGGTGCTGCTCATGGGGGATGCGGCGCATGTGAACAACCCGCTCGGCGGGCTCGGCATGAACAGCGGCATTCACGACGCCGTGCGCATGGCCGGCGCGCTCGCCGAGCTACTCGCGGGTGCGCCAGACGCCGTGCTGGACCGGGCGGCCGAGGCGCGGCGCACAGTGGCCGTCGACCACGTACAGCGCACCAGCCGTGCCAACTGGTCCGGCCTCCACGGCCACGACGACGAGTATCGACGCGGGCTCCGCGCTCTCGCCACCGACCCCGCCGCCGCCCGCGCGTATCTCCGCCGCGCCTGCCTGATGGACTCCCTGGAGGCGACCGCATGA
- a CDS encoding aldehyde dehydrogenase family protein: MTVPLPELRDLVDGEWSTPGVKLAVTLEDPATGAELAAAVATAPAQLERALAVADRASGRIDAGMLDAIADALEPRVEYLAQLDAFATGVPVRQTRPLGAIVSGSFRLAAAQLRAGALREDRDGVEVHRLPLGPALCLVPWNAPAPMAAHKVANALAAGCPVILKVSELTPYSAVVLAQAIAEHVPAGMFQLVHGDAETGARLVADPRMRAVSFTGGVPGGRAIAAASAPLFRPCQLELGGNNPLVVLPDADLDTAARMAAELLTTLNGQWCRALGRLIVPAARSAELLEAIGKRLETLCVGSPLDETTELGPLVHSRHVAALAAAVAGREAQRFGTMPERGNFFAPALLDGDAPEEIFGPVAGVVTYERVEDVVSIANAVPYGLEAYVCGTDTEFALAVARGIRAGEVKVNGSSIMSLHLMTPRPAWGVSGLGEEGTAETLRFFTGARVVGVEGRFALHSS; encoded by the coding sequence ATGACCGTACCGCTGCCCGAACTTCGTGATCTCGTGGACGGCGAATGGAGTACGCCCGGGGTGAAACTCGCGGTGACGCTGGAGGATCCGGCCACCGGCGCCGAGCTGGCGGCAGCGGTCGCCACCGCGCCCGCGCAGCTCGAGCGGGCGCTGGCGGTCGCCGATCGGGCGTCGGGGCGTATCGACGCGGGAATGCTCGACGCGATCGCCGACGCGCTCGAGCCTCGGGTGGAGTACCTCGCCCAGCTCGATGCCTTCGCCACCGGTGTTCCCGTGCGCCAGACTCGGCCGCTGGGCGCGATCGTGTCCGGTTCATTCCGGCTGGCGGCGGCGCAACTGCGGGCGGGGGCGCTGCGCGAGGATCGCGACGGTGTCGAGGTGCATCGGCTGCCGCTGGGTCCGGCCCTGTGTCTGGTGCCGTGGAACGCGCCCGCGCCCATGGCCGCGCACAAGGTGGCCAATGCGCTCGCGGCGGGTTGTCCGGTGATCCTGAAGGTGAGCGAGCTGACGCCCTACAGCGCGGTCGTGCTGGCGCAGGCCATTGCCGAACACGTGCCGGCGGGCATGTTCCAGCTGGTGCACGGCGATGCCGAGACCGGGGCGCGGCTGGTGGCCGATCCGCGGATGCGGGCGGTCTCGTTCACCGGGGGTGTGCCGGGCGGGCGGGCGATCGCGGCGGCGTCCGCTCCCCTGTTTCGGCCCTGTCAGCTCGAATTGGGCGGTAACAATCCGCTGGTGGTGCTGCCGGACGCGGATCTCGATACGGCGGCGCGGATGGCCGCCGAACTGCTGACGACCCTCAACGGGCAGTGGTGCCGCGCGCTGGGCCGGTTGATCGTGCCGGCGGCGCGGTCGGCCGAGCTGCTCGAGGCGATCGGGAAACGGCTCGAAACCCTCTGCGTGGGTTCACCTTTGGACGAGACGACCGAGCTGGGCCCGCTGGTGCATTCCCGGCACGTCGCCGCGCTCGCGGCGGCGGTGGCGGGGCGCGAGGCACAGCGGTTCGGGACGATGCCGGAGCGTGGCAACTTCTTCGCGCCCGCCCTGCTCGACGGCGATGCGCCCGAGGAGATCTTCGGTCCGGTCGCCGGGGTGGTCACCTACGAACGGGTCGAGGACGTGGTGAGCATCGCCAATGCCGTCCCGTACGGGCTGGAAGCCTATGTGTGCGGGACGGATACGGAGTTCGCGCTGGCGGTCGCGCGCGGGATTCGCGCGGGCGAGGTGAAGGTGAACGGCTCCTCGATCATGAGCCTGCACCTCATGACGCCGCGGCCCGCGTGGGGTGTGTCCGGGCTGGGCGAGGAGGGGACGGCGGAGACGTTGCGTTTCTTCACCGGCGCTCGCGTGGTCGGCGTCGAGGGCCGCTTCGCCCTGCACAGCTCATGA
- a CDS encoding acyl-CoA dehydrogenase family protein has protein sequence MTTAELTGQRLVEDMTAAERERAQRVESVLPALRAAAEQADASAAFPASHVSLLREAGLLGLVVPEKFGGLGGTLRDLAAATFAMGTACPSTALAYFFHNTSASRGLLPLEAIDAGLFDEAEIPVVRAFAEKVLTRMGEGVWLANFASESVKTSGANITIATTARKVDGGWILNGEKSFGCATGVADYYLTSAKLEGYDTAEGLATFFVPRDAAGVSVRAPWDGLGMRATANNGIRLDDVFVADDEALGVPKAFTKMLTMSRGSFVGNQLAIAAVYTGCAQRVYDEILTATTTRRFADTGESIASSPVHQVLFGEMTRDLRTAYLWLRYQLAVETAEVPFKPKQEVFTQWRLGKGAVTEACFRVAVGALKAGGTSAASMTGVAGRAVRDLAMGLVMTFPAERGMLEVARIVTDAHANELFATAPSEVAR, from the coding sequence ATGACCACCGCAGAGCTGACCGGACAACGACTGGTCGAGGACATGACCGCCGCGGAACGCGAACGCGCGCAACGGGTGGAGTCGGTGCTGCCGGCCCTGCGCGCCGCCGCCGAGCAAGCCGATGCCAGCGCCGCGTTTCCGGCGTCGCATGTGTCGCTGCTGCGGGAGGCCGGGCTGCTGGGGCTGGTGGTGCCGGAGAAGTTCGGCGGGCTCGGGGGCACGCTGCGCGATCTGGCGGCGGCCACCTTCGCCATGGGCACCGCCTGCCCGTCGACCGCATTGGCGTATTTCTTCCACAACACCAGTGCCTCACGGGGTTTGCTGCCGTTGGAGGCGATCGACGCGGGCCTGTTCGACGAGGCCGAGATTCCGGTGGTGCGGGCCTTCGCCGAGAAGGTGCTGACCCGTATGGGTGAAGGCGTGTGGCTGGCCAACTTCGCGTCCGAATCGGTGAAGACCTCGGGCGCGAACATCACCATCGCCACCACGGCGCGCAAGGTCGATGGCGGCTGGATTCTCAACGGCGAGAAATCTTTCGGCTGCGCTACCGGAGTCGCGGACTACTATCTGACCTCCGCCAAGCTGGAGGGATACGACACCGCGGAGGGACTGGCGACCTTCTTCGTGCCCCGCGACGCGGCAGGGGTGAGCGTGCGCGCGCCGTGGGACGGGTTGGGGATGCGCGCCACCGCCAACAACGGTATCCGGCTCGACGACGTGTTCGTCGCCGACGACGAAGCCCTCGGTGTGCCGAAGGCTTTCACCAAGATGCTGACCATGAGCCGGGGTAGTTTCGTGGGCAATCAGCTGGCCATCGCGGCGGTGTACACCGGGTGCGCGCAGCGGGTCTACGACGAGATCCTCACCGCCACCACGACGCGGCGCTTCGCCGACACGGGCGAGTCGATCGCGTCCTCGCCGGTGCATCAGGTGTTGTTCGGGGAGATGACACGGGATCTGCGAACCGCCTATCTGTGGCTGCGGTATCAGCTGGCGGTGGAGACCGCGGAGGTGCCGTTCAAGCCCAAGCAGGAGGTCTTCACCCAGTGGCGGCTGGGCAAGGGGGCGGTGACCGAGGCGTGCTTCCGGGTGGCGGTGGGCGCGCTCAAGGCGGGCGGGACGTCGGCGGCCTCGATGACGGGGGTCGCGGGGCGGGCCGTGCGGGATCTGGCGATGGGTCTGGTCATGACCTTCCCGGCCGAGCGCGGCATGCTCGAGGTGGCGCGCATCGTCACCGACGCGCACGCCAACGAATTGTTCGCCACCGCACCCTCGGAGGTCGCACGATGA
- a CDS encoding flavin reductase family protein, with protein sequence MEPQYLRTVLAQWATGVVVVTTHAEDGGRHGMTASSFTSVALDPPLVSVCVASGGATCRLIRASGVFAVNVLGRDHEEIGRRFSGPARSDRFALGDWGTATTGAAVLSDAVAWVDCVVAACYPAGDHTIVLGLVQDAATPRPTAPLIYHDRTYHEGITR encoded by the coding sequence ATGGAGCCGCAGTATCTCCGGACGGTGCTGGCGCAGTGGGCGACCGGGGTCGTCGTGGTCACCACCCACGCCGAGGACGGGGGCCGCCACGGCATGACCGCCAGCTCGTTCACCAGTGTGGCGCTGGATCCGCCCCTCGTCTCGGTATGCGTGGCATCCGGCGGCGCCACCTGCCGATTGATCCGCGCCAGTGGGGTTTTCGCGGTCAACGTACTCGGCCGCGACCACGAGGAGATCGGCCGCCGCTTCTCCGGTCCCGCCCGCTCCGACCGGTTCGCGCTGGGCGACTGGGGAACGGCGACCACCGGCGCGGCCGTGCTGTCCGATGCCGTCGCCTGGGTGGATTGCGTGGTGGCGGCGTGTTATCCGGCCGGCGATCACACCATCGTGCTCGGGCTGGTGCAGGACGCCGCCACCCCGCGTCCGACCGCCCCGCTCATCTATCACGACCGCACCTATCACGAGGGGATCACCCGATGA
- a CDS encoding IclR family transcriptional regulator, translated as MPETESDSQSRSIAAVERAMDVLLLFGRSGRADLGVTEIANELGITKAAVHRILTALRSRELITLEPTTRRYALGHAAMALGRAYLARTDLRVMAGPELRRLATLTGETATLSIRRGDTRMYVDQVVPDQELRMEVALGQPYPLHAGSSSKAILAYLRKEEIDEYLGRHELSAFTDATITSQRKLRAELTTIRKRGYAVSLGERQIGAASIASPILDHDGGVVAAVSVCGPLSRFEPRLDEYVPMLLKAAGALSTQLGYSG; from the coding sequence GTGCCCGAAACCGAATCCGACAGCCAGAGCCGGTCGATCGCGGCGGTCGAACGCGCCATGGACGTGCTGCTGCTCTTCGGCCGCAGCGGCCGCGCCGACCTCGGGGTCACCGAGATCGCCAATGAGCTCGGCATCACCAAAGCCGCTGTGCACCGCATACTCACGGCCCTGCGCAGCCGCGAACTCATCACGCTGGAACCCACCACCCGCCGCTACGCGCTCGGGCATGCCGCGATGGCGCTGGGGCGGGCGTATCTGGCGCGCACCGATCTTCGGGTGATGGCCGGCCCGGAACTGCGGCGACTGGCCACCCTCACCGGCGAGACCGCGACCCTGTCCATCCGGCGTGGCGACACGCGCATGTACGTGGACCAGGTGGTGCCCGATCAGGAACTGCGCATGGAAGTCGCACTGGGACAGCCGTATCCGCTGCACGCGGGCAGCTCCTCCAAGGCGATCCTGGCCTATCTGCGCAAGGAGGAGATCGACGAGTATCTCGGCCGGCACGAGCTGAGCGCGTTCACCGATGCCACCATCACCTCGCAGCGCAAACTGCGCGCCGAGCTGACCACGATCCGCAAGCGCGGTTACGCGGTCTCGCTGGGGGAGCGGCAGATCGGCGCGGCCTCGATCGCCTCGCCCATTCTCGATCACGACGGCGGCGTGGTCGCGGCGGTGAGCGTGTGCGGCCCGCTGTCGCGATTCGAGCCGCGCCTGGACGAGTACGTCCCGATGCTGCTCAAGGCCGCCGGCGCCTTGTCGACCCAGCTCGGTTACAGCGGTTAG
- a CDS encoding isochorismatase family protein has protein sequence MNDIRRPDLAADYRAHGFAARLGAGERVALLVIDVCAAYLTDGSPLRAPVEEAVRAAAQLVTRARGSGRPVIFTRVSYRPGSADGGLFRRKVPALSVFEEGDPLGDFLTEPAPRPGEVVVTKQYASGFHGTSLAATLTALRIDTVLVTGLTTSGCVRATATDALQHGFRPLVVAEACGDRDPRLHEANLLDLDAKYADVIDLPAALGLLE, from the coding sequence GTGAACGACATTCGGCGTCCGGACCTGGCCGCGGACTATCGCGCCCACGGCTTCGCCGCCCGGCTCGGCGCGGGCGAGCGGGTGGCGCTGCTGGTGATCGACGTCTGCGCCGCCTACCTCACCGACGGGTCCCCGCTGCGGGCCCCGGTGGAGGAGGCGGTGCGGGCCGCCGCCCAATTGGTCACCCGGGCGCGCGGAAGCGGCCGGCCGGTGATCTTCACCCGCGTCAGCTACCGTCCCGGCAGCGCCGACGGTGGCCTGTTCCGCCGAAAGGTGCCCGCGCTGAGCGTATTCGAGGAAGGCGATCCCCTCGGCGACTTCCTGACCGAACCCGCGCCGCGGCCGGGCGAGGTGGTGGTCACCAAGCAGTACGCCAGCGGCTTCCACGGCACTTCGCTGGCCGCGACGCTGACGGCGCTGCGCATCGACACGGTCCTGGTCACCGGCCTGACGACCAGCGGCTGCGTGCGCGCCACCGCCACCGACGCGCTGCAGCACGGCTTCCGGCCGTTGGTCGTCGCCGAGGCCTGCGGCGACCGTGACCCTCGCCTGCACGAGGCCAACCTCCTCGATCTGGACGCCAAATACGCCGACGTGATCGACCTTCCCGCCGCCCTCGGCTTGCTCGAATGA